Proteins encoded within one genomic window of Patescibacteria group bacterium:
- a CDS encoding HAMP domain-containing sensor histidine kinase — protein MFLFTAFASYVLLAIGETLAAHGAVEFGRQVIQFEIDMMLPSGLAVALFASELYLKRWRTTVQASSLLAAVTLFFFVTLQRQRDFSPYIIGSLYPSTRPDDAAAAYLPLLFGMLFLAVNAAINYKRHHLGRDLILSIVGFHTLFVTIFGAITSATLSPITMAAVLLLLLTQQALMVMGVLSAVSDDKDLVASPSLFIRRSLTAKAVLLFVVILFIFVYASAAAGAILFTGISDRRSDSNQVLMLNQEVGYYSLLVEDATAVAENALINTSISGRVKEWNVERLTGEEKPAAGGAEIKQDARGKAVLSVAMSDERGETVRVSRPLEFASGVADYRDSGGILALDGSLIESYGEVPNSADLKAITGAVLQYGVVVSGSTSSSFSYHVAVLRSVLDGRPDAYVYTYYSQEQRDRETVSILVTALEIGFLLGWFACLPLFFGLRKLLVPLARLRRAATSVQTGDYNASVDGAVSSDEVGQLINVFNMMSAAIRERDGQLREKIREQRDYINYVAHELKTPSGAVKWALEMLLDDWDSMTVESRKDMVRQASITNIRMISVVNELLEFSRLERGAIVMKPEEVDMADLISTAIEEVRLNHADQNINLQWQKPADASFQLRTDGKRVTQVLINIIGNAAKFSPHGAAIDISLAEETISGVRRLRVDVADHGIGIPKAEQEKLFGRFFRASNAVDASIEGTGLGLNLSKRFIEMLGGDIWFESEEGNGSRFHIALPLDRTVEIDLGK, from the coding sequence TTGTTCCTGTTCACCGCCTTCGCGTCCTACGTGCTGCTCGCGATCGGCGAAACTCTGGCGGCGCATGGCGCCGTGGAATTCGGCCGCCAGGTCATTCAATTCGAGATCGACATGATGTTGCCGTCCGGTCTGGCGGTGGCCCTGTTCGCGTCCGAGCTTTACCTGAAACGTTGGCGCACGACCGTGCAGGCCTCTTCGCTTCTGGCCGCGGTCACGCTGTTCTTTTTCGTGACTTTGCAGCGGCAGCGCGATTTTTCGCCCTACATCATCGGCTCCCTCTATCCTTCGACCCGGCCTGATGATGCCGCCGCGGCTTATCTGCCGCTGCTGTTCGGCATGCTGTTCCTGGCCGTGAACGCCGCCATAAATTATAAACGCCATCATTTGGGACGCGATCTGATCCTGTCGATTGTCGGTTTCCACACCTTGTTCGTTACGATCTTCGGAGCGATCACCAGCGCTACGCTTTCGCCGATTACGATGGCGGCAGTATTATTGCTCCTTTTGACGCAGCAGGCGCTCATGGTGATGGGCGTCCTGTCAGCGGTGAGCGATGACAAGGATCTCGTTGCCAGCCCGTCTTTGTTCATTCGCCGCAGCCTGACCGCTAAAGCGGTACTGTTGTTTGTTGTCATATTGTTCATTTTTGTTTACGCATCAGCCGCAGCTGGCGCGATCCTGTTCACCGGAATTTCCGACCGGAGGAGCGACAGCAATCAGGTGTTGATGTTGAATCAGGAAGTCGGTTATTACAGTTTGTTGGTTGAAGACGCGACTGCGGTCGCCGAGAATGCGCTGATCAACACGTCTATTTCCGGCCGGGTCAAGGAGTGGAATGTCGAACGCCTGACTGGTGAAGAAAAGCCGGCGGCCGGCGGCGCGGAGATCAAGCAAGATGCCCGGGGGAAAGCGGTCTTGTCGGTCGCCATGTCCGACGAGCGCGGTGAAACAGTGCGTGTTTCTCGTCCGTTGGAGTTCGCCTCCGGTGTCGCGGATTATCGCGATAGCGGCGGCATCCTGGCATTGGACGGCAGTCTGATCGAGTCTTACGGCGAGGTTCCGAACTCGGCTGATCTGAAGGCCATCACCGGCGCTGTCTTGCAGTACGGCGTCGTGGTCAGCGGCTCGACCTCTTCCAGTTTTTCTTATCATGTGGCCGTCTTGCGGTCAGTCCTGGATGGGCGCCCGGATGCCTATGTTTATACGTATTATTCGCAGGAACAGCGCGATCGCGAGACGGTTTCGATCCTGGTCACGGCTTTGGAAATAGGTTTTCTTCTGGGTTGGTTCGCTTGTCTGCCGTTGTTCTTCGGCTTGCGCAAACTGCTTGTGCCGCTGGCACGGTTGCGGCGGGCCGCCACTTCCGTCCAGACCGGAGATTATAACGCCTCCGTGGACGGCGCTGTCAGTTCCGACGAGGTCGGCCAGCTGATCAACGTCTTCAATATGATGTCCGCGGCGATCAGGGAGCGCGATGGACAACTGCGCGAAAAGATCCGCGAGCAGCGGGATTACATCAATTACGTCGCCCACGAGCTCAAGACGCCATCCGGAGCGGTGAAGTGGGCTCTGGAGATGCTGCTGGATGATTGGGACAGCATGACGGTTGAATCCAGGAAAGACATGGTGCGCCAGGCCAGCATCACCAATATCCGGATGATCTCCGTGGTCAATGAATTGCTGGAATTTTCCAGGCTGGAGCGCGGCGCCATCGTCATGAAGCCGGAAGAGGTTGATATGGCGGATTTGATCTCGACGGCCATTGAGGAGGTCCGACTCAATCATGCTGACCAGAACATCAATCTGCAGTGGCAGAAGCCGGCAGACGCTTCTTTCCAGTTGCGAACCGACGGCAAACGGGTGACCCAGGTACTGATCAACATCATCGGCAATGCCGCAAAATTCTCGCCGCATGGCGCCGCCATTGATATCAGCCTGGCGGAAGAAACTATTTCCGGCGTCCGGCGTTTGCGCGTGGATGTGGCCGATCACGGCATCGGCATTCCGAAAGCCGAGCAGGAGAAGTTGTTCGGCCGGTTTTTCCGGGCTTCGAATGCCGTGGATGCCAGTATCGAGGGCACTGGTCTCGGTTTGAATTTGTCGAAACGGTTCATCGAGATGTTGGGTGGCGATATCTGGTTCGAGTCAGAAGAGGGCAACGGCAGCCGTTTTCATATCGCGCTGCCGCTTGATCGCACGGTGGAAATCGATCTGGGCAAGTAA
- a CDS encoding aminopeptidase, whose protein sequence is MRLFSEDLRFGIVRHRALSTLLTIISLTVLNSCYLAHIGSGQLRLTYDSIGLEEALASDDLSDADKDKLRDIQRIRGFAERDLGLGSSDNYTTYYPGPKEPLAYVVTASYRDRLEPATWWFPVVGSVAYKGYFDLGKAKKERDRLAAEGYDVYLRPALAYSTLGWFKDPILPLMLELDESEIAMLVIHELAHGTVFAAGQTEFNESLAEFVGREGAIDFLIRKYSADDLRVAALRDDIADSRRYDDFMRAAALKLGELYASRPADLETARQAFFSGMHSDFLAFRSGFRTEAYRNAELRALNNAVMIGHLAYADTVPFERAFAYADGDWKKFFGLAREAAKSDRPTERLEELTGQ, encoded by the coding sequence ATGAGGCTATTTTCGGAAGACCTGCGGTTCGGGATCGTCCGTCATAGAGCCCTTTCCACCCTGCTCACGATCATCAGCCTGACGGTTCTCAATAGTTGCTATCTGGCGCATATCGGCTCCGGACAACTGCGGCTCACCTACGACTCGATCGGCCTGGAGGAAGCGCTGGCTTCGGATGATCTGAGCGACGCCGACAAGGACAAGCTGCGCGACATCCAGCGGATCCGCGGCTTCGCCGAACGCGACCTGGGACTCGGGAGTTCGGACAACTACACGACCTACTATCCCGGCCCGAAAGAACCTCTGGCCTACGTCGTCACCGCGAGCTACCGCGACCGGCTCGAACCGGCCACTTGGTGGTTCCCTGTCGTAGGCAGCGTCGCCTACAAAGGTTACTTCGACCTAGGCAAGGCCAAAAAAGAGCGCGATCGTCTGGCGGCCGAAGGCTACGATGTCTACCTGCGTCCGGCGCTCGCTTATTCCACGCTCGGCTGGTTCAAGGATCCGATCCTGCCGCTGATGCTCGAACTCGACGAAAGCGAGATCGCGATGCTCGTCATCCACGAACTCGCGCATGGCACGGTTTTCGCCGCCGGCCAGACCGAGTTCAACGAATCGCTGGCCGAGTTCGTCGGCCGCGAGGGCGCCATCGACTTCCTGATCAGGAAGTACAGCGCCGACGACCTGCGCGTGGCCGCGCTCCGCGACGACATCGCCGACAGCCGGCGCTACGACGACTTCATGCGCGCCGCGGCCCTGAAACTCGGAGAGCTCTACGCTAGCCGCCCCGCCGACCTCGAAACCGCGCGCCAGGCCTTCTTCTCAGGGATGCACTCGGATTTCCTGGCCTTTCGCTCTGGGTTCCGGACCGAAGCTTATCGGAATGCCGAACTCCGCGCACTCAACAACGCCGTCATGATCGGCCACTTAGCCTATGCCGACACCGTTCCGTTCGAACGCGCGTTCGCCTATGCCGACGGCGACTGGAAAAAATTCTTCGGACTCGCGAGAGAGGCCGCTAAAAGCGACCGACCGACCGAGAGACTCGAGGAATTAACCGGTCAATGA